One region of Microscilla marina ATCC 23134 genomic DNA includes:
- a CDS encoding glycosyltransferase family 4 protein: protein MEQRAIKIAIVNTFQDFGGAAVAAQRLHKALQDQPLVEPQLLVQVQSQKQQHLQAVANTWWGKKRAFLRFTVDRLLFWRQAKSKATRYAISPAYIGTNISQHPLIKQADIIHLHWIVFGFLSLKSLKTLFALGKPIVWTMHDMWAFTGGCHHARNCDHYQQECGNCVFLKHPHPKDLSYRIFQKKLTIYENKSLHLVGCSQWIANEATKSGLMSAEVSTKSSIQSIPNPIDTTVYTPLDKKLLRQQRSLAVDKKYLLFGSVKISDKRKGIDYFLEALQILKELYPATLQEVELLVFGGAGEQVKALSPYTVHLQGLLSGDETLRQNYNLGDALVMPSLEENLPNTIMESMACGTPAIAFDVGGVSDLIDHQQNGYLASYKSAEDLAKGIYWVLYQADNQTLTQNARRKVLNNFTEEVVSNQYVQLYKKILDQK from the coding sequence ATGGAACAGAGGGCAATAAAAATAGCAATTGTTAACACTTTTCAGGATTTTGGCGGAGCGGCAGTAGCCGCACAACGCCTCCATAAGGCACTACAAGACCAACCTTTGGTAGAGCCTCAACTACTGGTACAAGTACAAAGCCAAAAACAGCAACACCTACAGGCAGTAGCTAACACCTGGTGGGGCAAGAAAAGAGCTTTCCTTAGATTTACTGTAGATCGCCTGCTTTTTTGGCGACAAGCCAAGTCAAAAGCCACCCGTTATGCTATTTCGCCGGCCTATATTGGTACCAACATTAGCCAACACCCATTGATAAAACAAGCCGATATTATTCATTTACACTGGATTGTCTTTGGTTTTTTATCTCTCAAATCGCTCAAAACACTCTTTGCGCTTGGTAAACCCATTGTATGGACAATGCACGATATGTGGGCTTTTACTGGTGGTTGCCATCACGCCCGCAACTGTGACCATTACCAACAAGAGTGTGGCAATTGTGTTTTTTTAAAACACCCCCACCCAAAAGACCTGTCTTACCGGATTTTCCAGAAAAAACTTACCATTTATGAAAACAAATCACTGCATTTGGTAGGCTGTAGCCAATGGATTGCCAATGAAGCAACCAAAAGTGGTCTAATGAGTGCTGAGGTATCTACCAAAAGTAGTATTCAAAGTATTCCTAATCCTATAGATACTACAGTTTACACCCCTTTGGATAAAAAGCTACTTCGCCAACAAAGGTCACTGGCTGTAGATAAAAAGTACTTATTGTTTGGGTCAGTCAAAATCAGTGACAAGAGAAAAGGAATCGACTACTTTCTGGAGGCTTTGCAAATACTTAAGGAGCTATACCCTGCCACCTTGCAAGAAGTTGAATTATTGGTTTTTGGTGGTGCAGGAGAGCAAGTAAAAGCACTATCTCCTTACACTGTTCATTTACAAGGATTGCTCTCAGGGGATGAAACTTTGAGACAAAATTATAACCTGGGAGATGCATTGGTGATGCCTTCGTTGGAAGAAAACCTCCCTAACACTATTATGGAGTCAATGGCTTGTGGTACCCCAGCAATTGCCTTTGATGTAGGCGGAGTAAGTGATTTGATTGACCACCAACAAAATGGTTATCTGGCGTCGTACAAGTCTGCTGAAGACCTCGCCAAGGGTATTTACTGGGTATTGTACCAGGCAGATAATCAAACACTTACGCAAAATGCCCGACGAAAAGTATTGAATAACTTTACCGAAGAGGTAGTGAGTAATCAGTATGTACAGTTATATAAAAAGATACTTGATCAAAAATAG
- a CDS encoding FkbM family methyltransferase: MNSFKKALLPVTNYLLENYILFKILPFKERKKYFDKTGNDDIQLHIKTLDNEGVTIRSNNAIDRSVIKYVFYHQYHLPPVELPADAVILDLGANIGLTIRHFKHLYPQSKVFGFEMDEQNFETCKKNCADLPGVIITNKAVWTNTGTIQYADNADTDAYAITENTQIATKEMPSISLSDILATHSLDKVDYMKMDIEGAEKNILESDDLSWMQKVQAMNIELHEDEFVQKAIDIVSQEGFKCWKDTKHWASIMAVKK, encoded by the coding sequence ATGAATAGCTTCAAAAAAGCACTTTTGCCGGTTACAAATTACTTATTAGAGAATTATATCCTTTTTAAAATTTTACCATTCAAAGAAAGAAAAAAATACTTTGATAAGACGGGGAATGATGACATCCAATTACACATTAAAACCTTAGATAATGAAGGAGTGACTATACGTAGTAATAATGCTATAGACCGAAGTGTAATAAAATATGTGTTTTATCACCAGTACCACCTCCCTCCTGTTGAATTACCTGCTGATGCTGTGATATTAGACCTAGGCGCCAACATTGGGCTCACCATACGTCACTTTAAACACCTGTACCCCCAGAGCAAGGTTTTTGGATTTGAAATGGATGAGCAAAACTTTGAAACCTGCAAAAAAAATTGTGCTGACCTACCTGGGGTAATCATTACCAATAAGGCCGTATGGACAAACACTGGCACTATACAGTATGCAGACAATGCAGATACTGATGCGTATGCCATTACCGAAAATACTCAAATTGCTACCAAAGAAATGCCTTCTATCAGCCTGAGCGACATCTTGGCCACCCACTCGCTAGATAAGGTAGACTATATGAAGATGGATATTGAAGGTGCCGAAAAAAATATACTGGAAAGTGATGACCTAAGCTGGATGCAAAAAGTACAGGCAATGAATATAGAATTGCACGAAGACGAATTTGTACAAAAAGCTATAGACATAGTAAGTCAAGAAGGGTTTAAATGCTGGAAAGATACCAAGCATTGGGCGTCTATTATGGCAGTAAAAAAATAA